A window from Candidatus Gracilibacteria bacterium encodes these proteins:
- the rpsR gene encoding 30S ribosomal protein S18 → MTKKVKIQKTPRPVLPAYIDYKDIATLRAYLSVFGRIVPRYYTGVSLKQQKQLSTAIKRAREMALIPYTRKG, encoded by the coding sequence ATGACTAAAAAAGTAAAAATTCAGAAGACCCCTCGACCGGTGCTCCCTGCATACATCGATTACAAGGACATCGCGACACTTCGAGCCTACCTCTCCGTGTTTGGCCGCATCGTGCCAAGGTACTACACCGGAGTGAGCTTAAAGCAGCAAAAACAGCTGTCCACAGCCATTAAACGCGCTCGAGAAATGGCGCTGATCCCCTACACGAGAAAAGGATAA
- the ssb gene encoding single-stranded DNA-binding protein, with amino-acid sequence MRSVNKVILIGNLTRDPELKTTTSGQSIVTLGLATNRQWTTSSREKRSSAEFHECVAWAKLAEICRDHLRKGMLVYVEGYLKTRSWDMEDGTRRFRTEIVLQDMIILEKRKDGEGDDFVPEAGDQMMTGEPEMIADEGSAPAASGDLTASIDDDNMF; translated from the coding sequence ATGCGAAGTGTAAACAAAGTGATTCTCATCGGAAATCTCACTCGAGATCCCGAACTCAAGACCACCACCAGTGGTCAATCCATTGTGACCCTTGGTCTTGCCACCAACCGTCAATGGACCACCAGCAGCCGTGAAAAACGCAGCTCCGCCGAATTCCACGAATGTGTGGCTTGGGCTAAGCTCGCTGAAATTTGCCGAGATCATCTCCGAAAAGGAATGCTCGTGTATGTTGAGGGGTACCTCAAAACTCGAAGCTGGGACATGGAAGATGGAACTCGCCGTTTCCGCACAGAAATTGTGCTCCAAGACATGATTATTCTTGAAAAGCGCAAGGATGGGGAAGGAGACGATTTTGTGCCTGAAGCTGGAGACCAAATGATGACCGGCGAACCTGAAATGATCGCAGATGAGGGCAGCGCTCCGGCTGCTTCCGGTGATCTCACCGCCAGCATCGATGACGATAACATGTTCTAA
- the rpsF gene encoding 30S ribosomal protein S6, translating into MKYELMVILSPKQTDKEIEKNLKEVKGILTENGFTVVDEDLWGMREMAYPIKGNRKAYYAVLNFEGEPEGLPTIQKDLNLQAGVIRFMASKVPDDYTLLRYDQLATTGKSAKLSSPAEELSKKVGGQGRNETRSEKPRSKTRSAGDKEATQGAETPAESAETSTEKLDESLKAIIEDKDL; encoded by the coding sequence ATGAAATATGAACTCATGGTGATTCTGAGTCCTAAACAAACGGACAAAGAAATCGAAAAAAATCTAAAAGAAGTCAAAGGCATTCTCACGGAGAATGGTTTTACCGTGGTGGACGAAGATTTATGGGGAATGCGTGAAATGGCGTATCCGATCAAAGGGAACCGCAAGGCCTACTATGCCGTGCTGAATTTTGAAGGAGAACCGGAAGGACTTCCCACCATCCAAAAGGATCTTAACCTGCAAGCAGGGGTGATTCGATTCATGGCGAGCAAAGTGCCCGACGATTACACCCTCTTGCGTTACGATCAACTCGCGACCACCGGAAAATCTGCAAAACTCAGCTCTCCTGCCGAGGAACTTTCTAAAAAAGTGGGGGGACAGGGCCGCAATGAAACCCGCAGCGAAAAGCCCCGCAGCAAGACTCGAAGTGCAGGGGACAAAGAGGCGACTCAAGGTGCAGAGACTCCCGCAGAATCTGCCGAAACTTCAACAGAGAAACTCGATGAATCGCTCAAGGCGATCATTGAGGATAAAGACCTTTAA
- a CDS encoding helix-turn-helix domain-containing protein: MLLQTLKTFGLDDKEIAVYLRLLQAGEQKASVLAYQMAQPRTSIQNILLRLEQEEMVHKRFEKNTALYTAVSPEEFYLNLESRLVRQQNESKKSLGALKKILPELESMMSSNKHLPGVKFFRGIEGVRKVLFDTLTSKTELKDFANIDAMFEHIKEVNDEYVAAREKLVTTTKPHLTKRSLLLETPFAHKVYESGSYSPKSHKGYKWLPAQDPRAKPHFFSIEMNIYDDKVSYLTYVENDLIGVIIENHHIFEMHSALWDMLWDSLPGVDEVKSR; encoded by the coding sequence ATGCTCCTCCAAACTCTTAAAACATTCGGACTCGACGATAAGGAAATTGCCGTTTATTTGCGGCTTCTCCAAGCGGGGGAGCAGAAGGCCAGCGTGCTGGCGTACCAGATGGCGCAACCGCGCACCAGCATCCAAAACATTTTGCTGCGGCTGGAACAGGAGGAAATGGTGCACAAACGCTTCGAAAAAAATACCGCTCTCTACACCGCGGTCAGCCCGGAGGAATTTTATTTAAATCTAGAAAGCCGCCTCGTTCGCCAGCAAAACGAGTCCAAAAAAAGCCTCGGCGCGCTCAAAAAAATTCTGCCGGAGCTGGAAAGCATGATGAGCTCCAACAAGCATCTGCCGGGTGTGAAGTTCTTTCGTGGCATTGAAGGCGTGCGCAAGGTGCTCTTCGACACGCTCACCTCCAAAACCGAGCTCAAGGATTTTGCGAATATCGACGCCATGTTCGAGCACATCAAAGAAGTGAACGACGAATATGTGGCCGCTCGCGAAAAACTCGTCACCACCACGAAGCCCCATCTCACCAAGCGCTCCCTGCTCCTGGAAACGCCCTTTGCCCACAAGGTTTATGAAAGCGGGTCCTACTCGCCCAAATCCCACAAAGGCTACAAATGGCTGCCCGCTCAAGATCCTCGTGCCAAGCCCCACTTTTTCTCGATTGAAATGAACATCTACGACGACAAAGTTTCCTACCTGACCTATGTGGAGAACGACCTCATCGGCGTCATCATCGAAAACCACCACATCTTTGAGATGCACAGCGCCCTCTGGGACATGCTCTGGGACAGCTTGCCGGGAGTTGACGAGGTGAAGAGTCGCTAA